agctagctagcgactaaaagaaacaaaaagggCTAACATTCGATTGAGGTGATACAAGTAAGGGTTGTTCAATCAGGTGTTCAGTGTGGGCTAGAGAGAGTTGTGTCCTGAGATGGCTACCAATGAAACTAGCTATGTAGCTATTTAGCTAATTATGCAGCAGTTAGCAGTTTGAGTTTTGGGCAAGATACTCACCCTGATTCTCTCCTCTAGGTGGGACTCGCAGGGGCGAACCATGCAGAGGCGGGTCTGCTTCTCAAGGCGGCACTCGCGGTTGTCGTTGGTAACCCGGGTTGAGATGCCCAGGCCACAGGTCTTGGAGCAGGCGCTCCACTCGGTGGTCTGGACCAGGCAGTTCTCTCTCATCAGAGCGGGATCAGGCCCGTaggtctcctcctctctgtaaGCTGAAACAAGGAACAGGACAAAACACACAGGTCAACTTACAGCTCTGTGCCAAAGGTGTGTAAAAGCAGCTCATACAAATATCACACAATGTGCTTTCAGGGTGTCTTAAGTTGCCATTAGAAAGACATGCTAATGTGAAGGAGACTCACCTGCCAGAACAGGTCCAACAAAGGTCTGCTGGTGAGGGGAGTCGCACACCCACTCCTCGCAGCACTTCCCAGGCACCTTAACCCGGCGGGGCATGGGACAGTCGGGACTGGGCAGGCGGACATCCATGCCGCACAGAGGCACGCAGCCCACAGCGCCATCTAGGCAAGTGCACTGGTACTTGCAGCTGCTCTGGAAGGACTCGCCGCTTCGGTAGACCATGCTTCCAAACACGCAGGTGGCACCGTCCCTAGCTGTCAAGAACGAAAAACAAACGATGGTCAGACATCTAGTCAATGTTTATCCAAGTAATCTGATCCTCAAACTCTAAAGGTTCTTAGGATTCCCAAAGGATGTCTACCTTTGAGAGAACTATTTAGCTACATTAGAAGGAAGATACCAAGAAGGCAGATTACTGTTTATGTTGGACTGCACTACGCAAGGTTATCCATGCACCAGATAGGATGAGAGGGGGGAGAATGTCATCTCACCTGTGCAGACGCCAATGCGACGGTTGCTAGGGGATCCGTAGTCACAGTAGAGGCCCCTGTGTGGATCGCAGATGTCCCTTTCCGTGCACAGCTCACCAAGCTGCTTGGCACACACTCGGCAGCAGCCGCAGGCGTCCAACACCAGACTGACCCCGGGGGCACACTGAGGCGGCACCTCGGGGCAGCTGCACTGGCCACTGCACTCCTGGGCAAGAGCCTGGACAGAATATGGTTCGGTTAGGATGTCATCCTTGATAGAACTCATTGGAAATTCACTCAAATACACAGCTATCTGAGTCCCTGGCTCTCTCGTATCAGTGATGATAAACATCCAGACACATGCACCTGAATTTGAAAACGCAAGGACAAGCAGGACTACCTTACAGAATCTGGATGCAGCCTCAACATCAAATAC
The nucleotide sequence above comes from Alosa sapidissima isolate fAloSap1 chromosome 6, fAloSap1.pri, whole genome shotgun sequence. Encoded proteins:
- the ccn2a gene encoding CCN family member 2a, which encodes MSTGMTILTSLLCLTLLHVALAQECSGQCSCPEVPPQCAPGVSLVLDACGCCRVCAKQLGELCTERDICDPHRGLYCDYGSPSNRRIGVCTARDGATCVFGSMVYRSGESFQSSCKYQCTCLDGAVGCVPLCGMDVRLPSPDCPMPRRVKVPGKCCEEWVCDSPHQQTFVGPVLAAYREEETYGPDPALMRENCLVQTTEWSACSKTCGLGISTRVTNDNRECRLEKQTRLCMVRPCESHLEERIRKGKKCIRTPRVSKPMKFEISGCTTTKSYRPKFCGVCTDGRCCTPHRTTTLPMEFKCPDGQVMKKQMMFIKTCACHYNCPSENDIFESTYYKKMLGDMA